From the genome of Bacteroidota bacterium, one region includes:
- the gmd gene encoding GDP-mannose 4,6-dehydratase: MKTALITGITGQDGSYLAELLLEKGYTVHGIIRRSSSFNTGRIDHIYNNDEVRNKRFFLHHGDVVDTSNLNRLLEKIAPDEIYNLAAQSHVKVSFDVPDYTAQVDALGTLRFLDAMRETGLNAKTKFYQASTSELYGKVQAIPQDEKTPFYPRSPYAVAKIYAYWIIVNYREAYDLFASNGILFNHESPRRGETFVTRKITMAASAIVTGKEKTLVLGNLSSKRDWGFAPEYCEGMWRILQAEKADDFVLATGVTNTVRDFCKMTFAGLGIEIEFKGEGVDEKGVIKSVDEDYLKSLIGKYTTKYTGPVDLSQLKPGRVVIEVSPKYFRPTEVDLLIGNPAKAKNELGWEAKTQLDELVKIMVNADFDSALNAR; encoded by the coding sequence TTGAAAACAGCTCTTATTACAGGCATTACAGGACAGGACGGAAGTTATCTTGCCGAACTGCTCCTCGAAAAAGGATATACTGTACATGGAATTATCCGTCGCAGCAGTTCTTTTAACACAGGAAGAATAGATCATATCTACAACAATGATGAGGTAAGGAACAAAAGATTTTTTCTCCATCATGGAGATGTGGTCGATACAAGCAATCTTAACAGACTTCTCGAAAAAATCGCTCCCGATGAAATTTACAATCTCGCTGCCCAAAGTCATGTGAAGGTTTCATTTGATGTCCCAGACTATACCGCACAAGTGGATGCGCTCGGAACATTGAGATTTCTCGATGCAATGAGAGAAACAGGCTTGAATGCCAAAACAAAATTCTACCAGGCTTCAACGAGTGAGCTCTACGGTAAGGTTCAGGCAATTCCGCAGGACGAAAAGACCCCTTTCTATCCGAGATCGCCGTATGCGGTTGCTAAAATCTATGCCTACTGGATAATTGTAAATTATCGCGAAGCCTATGACCTCTTCGCTTCCAACGGCATTCTCTTTAACCATGAATCTCCGAGAAGAGGCGAGACATTCGTTACAAGAAAAATAACCATGGCAGCGTCAGCCATTGTGACAGGGAAAGAGAAAACTCTCGTACTCGGCAACCTCTCCTCAAAAAGAGACTGGGGTTTTGCTCCTGAATATTGCGAAGGGATGTGGAGAATTCTTCAGGCAGAGAAAGCAGACGATTTTGTGCTTGCAACCGGCGTTACAAATACTGTAAGAGATTTTTGCAAAATGACATTTGCCGGACTTGGAATAGAGATTGAATTTAAGGGTGAGGGTGTTGATGAAAAAGGTGTGATAAAATCAGTTGATGAAGATTACCTGAAGTCCCTCATCGGAAAATATACAACCAAATATACAGGACCGGTAGATCTTTCGCAGTTAAAGCCGGGCAGAGTGGTTATCGAAGTGAGTCCAAAATATTTCAGACCTACCGAAGTTGACCTCCTGATTGGCAACCCTGCCAAAGCTAAAAATGAACTTGGCTGGGAAGCAAAGACACAACTGGATGAACTGGTGAAGATAATGGTGAATGCTGATTTTGATTCAGCTCTTAATGCGAGATAA
- a CDS encoding SDR family oxidoreductase, protein MGKTVLVSGSSSGIGLEACKLFAEAGWSVVAGMRNAAGRKTLLHDARRVNIIDLDVTDSESVKKAVEYTVTNFGGIDVLVNNAGYALTGVFEHYHEELVRKQFDTNFMGIVRLTGEVLPHMKKQKSGTIVNVASVGGRVTFPFYSFYHGTKWAVEGFSESLQHELVPFNIKIKIVEPGPVKTDFYDRSMNILEPKPGDGYEDYFTTAFKNMNSAGNTGISAKKAAKKIVKAASDPGWKLRYPVGSKGILYLRRLLPDVLFNGIVRSIILRGFKNSKK, encoded by the coding sequence ATGGGCAAGACTGTTCTTGTTTCGGGTAGTTCTTCGGGAATCGGACTTGAAGCCTGCAAACTTTTTGCGGAAGCGGGCTGGAGCGTTGTTGCGGGGATGCGAAATGCTGCCGGGAGAAAGACACTTCTTCATGATGCAAGACGGGTGAACATTATTGATCTTGATGTGACCGATTCTGAATCAGTGAAAAAAGCGGTTGAATACACAGTTACCAATTTTGGAGGAATTGATGTGCTGGTCAACAATGCCGGTTACGCTCTTACAGGCGTCTTCGAACACTATCATGAGGAGCTTGTAAGAAAGCAGTTTGACACCAACTTTATGGGAATCGTAAGACTGACGGGTGAAGTGCTGCCGCACATGAAAAAACAAAAAAGCGGAACGATAGTAAATGTTGCATCCGTCGGCGGAAGGGTTACATTCCCCTTTTACAGTTTTTACCATGGAACAAAGTGGGCTGTGGAGGGATTTTCCGAGTCACTCCAACATGAACTTGTCCCCTTCAATATCAAAATAAAGATCGTGGAACCGGGTCCGGTAAAAACGGATTTCTACGACCGTTCCATGAATATTCTCGAGCCCAAACCGGGAGATGGCTATGAAGATTATTTCACCACAGCCTTCAAAAACATGAATTCAGCCGGAAACACGGGAATTTCCGCAAAAAAAGCCGCGAAAAAAATTGTAAAAGCCGCATCCGATCCCGGCTGGAAGCTTCGATATCCAGTCGGTTCAAAAGGAATTCTTTATCTGAGAAGGCTGTTGCCCGATGTTTTGTTCAATGGAATAGTGAGGAGTATCATCCTTAGAGGTTTTAAAAACTCGAAGAAATAA
- a CDS encoding HAD family hydrolase, protein MLKHYTHVIWDWNGTLFNDVHVCLDIINNILEANSYNRLTFDRYREIFTFPVKEYYRAAGVDFGKHPFEIIGKEWADTYEVRRHEMDLFEQVETVLSKVAGHGIKQYILSAYVKKELLDVVEKHGLTGYFEEIHGLGDVYAHSKLELGLDLINRLGDAKKSAVLVGDTLHDYEVAKEMGIDCILTASGHQTKERLLAAGVPVFDSINDFVEELK, encoded by the coding sequence ATGCTCAAACACTACACACATGTTATATGGGACTGGAACGGGACACTTTTTAATGATGTTCATGTCTGTCTTGATATAATAAACAACATTTTGGAGGCAAACAGCTACAACCGCCTCACATTTGACAGGTACAGGGAGATATTTACCTTCCCGGTGAAGGAATATTACAGGGCTGCGGGTGTTGATTTTGGGAAGCACCCCTTCGAAATTATAGGGAAGGAATGGGCTGATACCTACGAAGTTCGCCGCCACGAAATGGATCTTTTCGAGCAGGTGGAAACGGTGCTTTCAAAAGTGGCGGGACACGGCATCAAACAGTACATCCTTTCTGCTTATGTAAAAAAAGAACTTCTTGATGTGGTGGAGAAACACGGTCTGACGGGCTATTTTGAAGAGATTCACGGCCTCGGTGATGTGTATGCACACAGCAAGCTGGAACTCGGACTCGATCTGATAAACAGACTTGGTGATGCCAAAAAATCGGCAGTGCTGGTGGGCGACACGCTGCATGATTATGAAGTGGCAAAGGAGATGGGCATCGACTGCATCCTTACTGCTTCAGGGCACCAGACAAAAGAGCGACTACTTGCCGCAGGTGTCCCTGTCTTTGACAGCATAAATGACTTTGTGGAAGAACTTAAATGA
- a CDS encoding nucleotidyltransferase family protein — MKKDIKQLLQTLQELKPVLTSRFAVKSIEVFGSYAKGEENRQSDLDLLVSFENTPGLFKYMELENFLSDSLGIKVDLVMRDSIKPQLASSIFQTIITV, encoded by the coding sequence ATGAAAAAAGATATCAAGCAGTTATTGCAGACACTACAGGAATTAAAGCCTGTGCTTACTTCCCGTTTTGCAGTTAAGAGCATTGAGGTTTTCGGCTCGTATGCGAAAGGTGAGGAAAACAGACAAAGTGACTTGGATTTACTTGTTTCATTTGAAAATACACCAGGACTCTTCAAGTATATGGAGTTGGAAAATTTTCTTTCTGATTCACTCGGTATCAAAGTTGACCTGGTCATGCGGGATTCAATAAAACCTCAACTGGCAAGTTCAATCTTTCAGACAATCATAACTGTATGA
- a CDS encoding co-chaperone GroES family protein: protein MYGTETKRSAGYLRDLQKFIVVGDKVLVKPVEDEGRTHGGLYLPPGVTEREKVQSGYVLKTGPGYPIAMPGDDEPWKEKDSTRYIGLQAREGDMAIYLKKDAIEIEYDRERLVIVPQTAILLLIRDDFMV, encoded by the coding sequence ATGTATGGAACAGAAACTAAAAGATCGGCGGGATACTTGAGAGACTTGCAGAAATTTATCGTGGTTGGCGACAAAGTTCTCGTGAAGCCTGTTGAAGACGAAGGAAGAACCCACGGCGGACTCTACCTTCCACCGGGCGTTACTGAGCGGGAAAAAGTTCAGAGCGGATATGTTCTGAAGACGGGTCCCGGCTACCCTATTGCGATGCCGGGTGACGATGAACCGTGGAAAGAGAAGGATTCAACAAGGTACATCGGTCTTCAGGCACGCGAAGGCGACATGGCAATCTATCTGAAAAAAGATGCCATTGAGATAGAGTATGACCGGGAAAGGCTCGTAATCGTACCACAGACAGCAATTCTTCTGCTGATCCGTGATGACTTCATGGTGTAA
- a CDS encoding endonuclease: MKKILFASLFSFLLVNASQAQISSTVKELVFPLTVLKSSAVNSFYLVNHFTSAKTVRAVSLLGVFSTGDTMVTINGKDSALITVSYAPVQNVTNRSFLAFYTDDSSASYTIKLTGSGSTGDSYQSTTFDKYDADLKTALNALVINHTSLGYNSGRDRMFENIDKQPGDTIECVYTGIKIKAATRTIAQGLGFDTEHTWPQGTFSQAEPMRSDIYHLYPTNSTANNTRSNYPFGVVTSGVSWTGGGSKLGLNGATTVFEPRDVHKGNVARSMLYFILRYPTNYQSYLTAAQESTFRIWNRTDTVDTKERLRNTAIAFYQGKKNPLIDHPEFIDRVYSFINNTSATPSAKLNVYPKGVVFDTVYVNDSAFVSMWLVNSGNKNLTIALGSISNPAFRFVNLPVQIAANSAVEVMVSFKPTATGNFAGLMDINSDGGNFSGVIKGVSDIGTGIDDNESPASVNHSFALLQNYPNPFNPETKIGFTVPNVTGGLSFVKLAVYDVTGNEIAVLVNEERAPGDHFVTFDASNLPGGVYFYRMQADGYTSTKKLVMLK, from the coding sequence TTGAAAAAAATTCTTTTCGCATCATTGTTTTCCTTTTTGCTTGTGAATGCATCTCAGGCGCAGATAAGTTCCACTGTAAAGGAACTGGTGTTCCCTCTTACGGTGCTCAAGAGCAGTGCCGTTAACTCATTTTATCTTGTGAATCATTTTACTTCAGCGAAAACTGTCAGAGCGGTATCACTTCTCGGTGTGTTTTCCACAGGTGACACAATGGTTACGATTAACGGCAAAGACAGTGCTCTGATAACGGTCAGTTACGCTCCCGTACAGAATGTTACGAACAGATCATTCCTCGCTTTTTATACTGATGACAGCTCCGCCTCATACACCATCAAGCTTACGGGATCGGGATCCACAGGCGACAGCTACCAAAGCACCACTTTCGACAAATACGATGCAGACCTGAAGACAGCTCTCAACGCACTGGTTATCAACCACACTTCACTCGGCTACAATTCGGGCAGAGACAGGATGTTTGAAAATATCGATAAACAACCCGGCGACACAATTGAGTGCGTCTATACAGGAATTAAAATCAAGGCTGCCACGAGAACCATTGCCCAGGGTTTGGGTTTCGATACTGAGCATACCTGGCCCCAGGGAACCTTTTCGCAGGCGGAGCCGATGAGATCAGACATTTACCATCTCTATCCGACCAATTCTACCGCAAACAACACAAGAAGCAATTATCCTTTCGGCGTGGTTACAAGTGGTGTGAGCTGGACGGGCGGCGGAAGCAAACTCGGCTTGAATGGTGCAACCACAGTCTTCGAACCAAGGGATGTGCACAAGGGAAATGTAGCCCGCTCGATGCTCTATTTTATTCTCAGATACCCGACAAACTATCAGAGCTATCTGACGGCTGCTCAGGAGTCGACCTTCAGAATCTGGAACAGGACCGATACGGTGGATACAAAAGAGAGACTTCGCAACACGGCAATCGCTTTTTACCAGGGGAAGAAAAATCCGTTGATCGATCACCCTGAATTTATTGACCGTGTTTACAGTTTTATAAATAACACCTCGGCAACACCGTCAGCAAAACTGAATGTCTATCCAAAAGGTGTGGTTTTCGACACGGTGTATGTGAACGATTCGGCTTTCGTTTCGATGTGGCTTGTTAATTCAGGCAACAAAAACCTCACTATTGCATTGGGATCGATCAGCAATCCTGCGTTTAGGTTTGTGAATCTGCCCGTTCAGATTGCCGCCAATTCTGCAGTTGAAGTAATGGTTTCATTCAAGCCAACCGCCACAGGAAACTTTGCGGGACTGATGGACATCAACAGTGACGGCGGGAATTTCTCAGGTGTGATTAAGGGAGTCAGCGATATTGGGACAGGAATTGATGACAACGAATCACCGGCTTCAGTGAACCACAGCTTCGCTCTTCTGCAGAATTATCCAAATCCGTTTAATCCCGAAACAAAAATCGGCTTTACGGTACCGAATGTTACGGGTGGACTTTCTTTTGTGAAACTTGCAGTTTATGATGTGACGGGGAACGAAATTGCAGTTTTGGTCAATGAAGAAAGAGCTCCCGGCGACCACTTTGTGACATTTGATGCGTCAAATCTGCCCGGAGGTGTTTATTTTTACAGAATGCAGGCGGATGGCTACACTTCAACCAAAAAACTGGTGATGCTGAAGTAG
- a CDS encoding DNA-protecting protein DprA: MTDYPFCIALTRITGINDRKKANIARFSDRVEDSTSLKKAIKEVDPLFLVKEEELDAAYLQAVKNIEFHLEQGAGCVSFWDDGYPEMLRTISDPPLILYFMGDLSVLNASPGVAVVGTREPTEFGREMAFLAGQVLASSGYTVVSGLARGCDTAAHQGCISDRGKTVAFTGHGLQTIYPPENGELALEISGTGGCVATEYPFGIKLSPSNLKARNRLQSGSSIATVIIESDLKSGTMYTAEFARIQGKKLFVLNHPDDKRSPMSEGNRKLLAEGYAIAISPEEIETLGERV, translated from the coding sequence ATGACAGACTACCCCTTTTGCATTGCATTAACAAGGATCACCGGAATAAATGACAGGAAAAAGGCGAACATAGCCCGATTCTCCGACCGTGTCGAGGACAGCACCTCCCTCAAAAAGGCGATTAAGGAAGTTGATCCGCTGTTTCTTGTAAAAGAAGAGGAGCTGGATGCTGCATATCTGCAAGCCGTAAAAAATATTGAGTTTCATCTTGAGCAGGGAGCGGGATGTGTCTCGTTTTGGGATGATGGTTATCCTGAAATGCTTCGAACCATATCTGACCCGCCATTAATTCTCTATTTTATGGGGGATCTTTCGGTGCTGAATGCTTCGCCCGGGGTTGCTGTGGTTGGTACCCGGGAGCCCACGGAATTCGGAAGGGAAATGGCATTTCTGGCAGGACAGGTGCTCGCCTCATCAGGTTACACCGTTGTTAGTGGCCTCGCCCGCGGGTGTGACACAGCCGCACATCAAGGCTGCATTTCCGACCGTGGTAAAACCGTCGCCTTCACCGGACACGGATTGCAAACCATTTATCCCCCTGAAAACGGCGAACTCGCTCTCGAAATCAGCGGGACCGGCGGATGTGTCGCCACCGAGTACCCATTTGGAATCAAACTCTCACCATCCAATCTGAAAGCAAGGAACCGCCTTCAGTCCGGCTCCTCAATCGCCACCGTAATCATCGAATCCGACCTCAAAAGCGGTACCATGTACACCGCAGAATTTGCCCGCATCCAAGGGAAAAAACTCTTCGTCCTCAACCACCCCGATGACAAACGATCCCCCATGTCAGAAGGCAACAGAAAACTCCTCGCAGAAGGATATGCGATTGCAATCAGCCCCGAGGAGATTGAGACCTTGGGGGAGAGGGTTTGA
- a CDS encoding helix-turn-helix domain-containing protein, whose translation MISEQKILNVFAENVRFFRKKMQISQEELAFRAGIHKNYIGMIERAERNSTLVILEKISSSLGVGYDDLLTERKD comes from the coding sequence ATGATATCAGAACAAAAGATTCTTAATGTTTTTGCAGAAAATGTCCGCTTTTTTCGCAAAAAAATGCAAATATCCCAGGAAGAGCTCGCCTTTAGAGCCGGAATACACAAAAACTATATCGGTATGATCGAACGAGCCGAAAGGAATTCCACGCTGGTAATCCTGGAGAAGATTTCTTCGAGCCTGGGAGTTGGATATGATGATTTGTTGACCGAGAGAAAGGATTGA
- the dcm gene encoding DNA (cytosine-5-)-methyltransferase has protein sequence MTSHKKTKKISMQGVKIPVPKEAVVKKVEVTSDCVSEPSHAYAELFDDLQKVPFPPPVNPKFKFIDLFAGIGGIRMAFQNSGGECVFSSEWDRFSQITYKENFGEIPYGDITKIPEESIPDHDILTAGFPCQPFSIAGVSKKNSLGRSHGFLDETQGTLFFDIARILQAKRPKAFLLENVKNLISHDKKRTFQVILKTLSELNYSVFYRVMDGKHFVPQHRERIMITGFNKDYYPELNIFEFPLLPVANKKLGDILDKEPNPKYTLSDKLWNYLQDYSAKHKLKGNGFGFGIADLDGISRTLSARYYKDGSEILIPQHGINPRRLTPRECARLQGFPDEFIIPVSDNQAYRQFGNSVVMPLIQAVAQQIMKYI, from the coding sequence ATGACAAGCCATAAAAAAACAAAGAAGATAAGTATGCAAGGTGTAAAGATTCCTGTACCCAAAGAAGCAGTTGTGAAAAAAGTTGAAGTTACAAGTGATTGTGTAAGTGAACCATCACACGCATATGCGGAACTGTTCGATGACTTGCAAAAGGTTCCTTTCCCTCCTCCTGTAAATCCGAAATTCAAATTTATTGACTTGTTCGCAGGGATTGGTGGAATACGAATGGCGTTTCAAAACTCCGGCGGGGAGTGCGTCTTCAGTTCCGAATGGGACAGATTTTCACAGATTACCTACAAGGAAAATTTTGGTGAGATACCTTATGGGGATATCACAAAGATACCTGAGGAATCCATTCCTGATCATGATATACTTACGGCGGGTTTCCCCTGCCAGCCTTTCTCGATTGCCGGTGTTTCAAAGAAAAACAGTCTCGGACGAAGTCATGGCTTTCTTGATGAAACCCAGGGTACATTGTTTTTTGACATCGCCAGAATTTTGCAGGCAAAACGACCAAAAGCCTTCCTTTTAGAGAATGTTAAAAATCTCATCAGTCATGATAAAAAGCGGACTTTTCAAGTTATCTTAAAAACACTTTCCGAGCTCAACTATTCTGTATTTTACAGGGTTATGGACGGAAAACACTTTGTCCCCCAGCACCGTGAGAGAATAATGATTACGGGGTTTAACAAAGATTATTATCCGGAATTAAACATCTTTGAATTTCCACTTTTGCCGGTTGCAAATAAAAAACTGGGTGATATCCTGGACAAGGAACCAAACCCAAAATATACATTATCAGACAAACTGTGGAATTATCTTCAGGATTACTCGGCGAAACATAAACTAAAAGGAAACGGCTTTGGCTTTGGTATAGCCGATTTGGATGGAATATCAAGGACGCTAAGTGCAAGGTATTATAAAGACGGTTCTGAAATATTAATCCCGCAACACGGCATTAATCCTCGAAGATTGACCCCAAGAGAATGTGCCAGATTACAAGGATTCCCTGATGAGTTTATCATTCCGGTCTCAGACAATCAGGCTTACAGACAGTTTGGTAATTCCGTCGTTATGCCCCTCATTCAGGCAGTCGCACAACAAATTATGAAATATATATAG
- a CDS encoding type II restriction endonuclease, whose protein sequence is MDELTSKAIKSTTESEITFCRFITANDTGANGAHQSGYYMPKSAWPMFFTEPGILGSNKDINISILWQEDFRTTSRFIYYGTGTRNEYRLTRFGKGFPFLSDDRVGDLLVICKMTANDYKAFVISGDEEIDEFFNAAGISSTETNKIIPKMEVKSPDEELSGMFDSYIKNLTVDFPFTEEVARTAQNCYNKVFSVSSSDIMRNPDNIILSWLNTEYDLFRQIEVFRYTPRISNPFSSVQELVEFANTVLNRRKSRAGKSLEHHLSKIFDIHQISYCAQCVTESNSRPDFIFPTIDLYRQSSIGSNKIAFLAAKTTCKDRWRQILGEAEKIPVKHLFTLQQGISVNQLEEMERSKVQLVVPKQYISSFPRPYQDKIWTLSKFIGYVDEKIK, encoded by the coding sequence ATGGATGAGCTAACTTCCAAGGCAATCAAGAGTACGACAGAAAGCGAAATAACATTTTGTCGCTTTATAACAGCGAACGATACGGGAGCCAATGGTGCACACCAGTCCGGCTATTACATGCCAAAAAGTGCCTGGCCAATGTTTTTTACAGAACCGGGAATTCTAGGATCAAATAAAGATATCAACATCTCCATCCTGTGGCAGGAAGATTTTAGAACAACGAGCCGGTTTATTTACTACGGTACGGGCACAAGAAATGAATACCGGTTAACGAGATTTGGAAAAGGGTTTCCTTTTCTTTCTGACGATAGAGTGGGAGACCTGCTTGTGATCTGTAAAATGACTGCGAATGATTACAAGGCATTCGTTATTTCGGGAGATGAAGAGATCGATGAATTTTTCAATGCGGCCGGTATCTCAAGTACTGAGACAAATAAAATAATCCCGAAAATGGAGGTTAAATCTCCTGATGAAGAATTGTCCGGCATGTTTGATTCATACATTAAAAATCTTACAGTTGATTTCCCTTTCACAGAAGAAGTTGCCCGGACCGCCCAAAATTGCTATAATAAGGTGTTTTCAGTATCCTCTTCTGATATAATGAGGAATCCGGATAACATTATCCTTTCCTGGTTAAATACCGAATATGATTTATTCAGACAAATTGAGGTGTTCAGATATACTCCAAGAATTTCGAATCCATTTTCATCTGTGCAGGAACTCGTTGAGTTTGCCAACACAGTATTGAACCGAAGGAAAAGTCGTGCCGGAAAATCCCTTGAACACCACCTCTCAAAAATATTTGATATCCATCAAATCAGTTATTGTGCACAATGTGTAACTGAAAGTAACAGCAGACCTGATTTTATATTCCCCACAATCGATCTATACAGACAATCTTCCATCGGGAGCAACAAAATCGCCTTTCTTGCTGCGAAAACCACCTGCAAAGACAGATGGCGTCAGATACTTGGTGAAGCTGAGAAAATTCCTGTAAAACATCTGTTCACTCTTCAGCAGGGTATCTCAGTTAATCAATTGGAGGAAATGGAAAGATCCAAAGTACAGCTTGTAGTACCCAAACAATATATCAGCAGTTTCCCAAGGCCGTATCAAGATAAAATCTGGACACTTTCAAAGTTCATTGGTTATGTGGATGAGAAGATCAAATAA
- a CDS encoding very short patch repair endonuclease, which yields MDIWTKEKRSSCMSKIRGSNTIPEKTLRSALHRAGFRFRINVKKLPGKPDIVLKRHNLVIFVHGCFWHHHEGCKNGNFPKSNKEFWHSKITKTMERDMQNVQDLISAGWNVLTIWECEIEKNLNVVLKAVVEKSEIDTK from the coding sequence ATGGACATTTGGACTAAAGAAAAAAGAAGCTCTTGTATGAGCAAAATCAGGGGGTCCAACACGATTCCTGAGAAAACACTGCGATCTGCCCTTCACAGAGCGGGTTTCAGGTTCCGGATTAATGTAAAGAAATTACCCGGCAAACCGGATATCGTTCTGAAAAGGCATAATCTGGTAATTTTCGTTCACGGCTGTTTTTGGCACCATCATGAGGGATGTAAGAATGGAAACTTTCCAAAATCCAACAAGGAGTTTTGGCATAGCAAGATCACCAAAACGATGGAAAGAGACATGCAAAATGTTCAAGACCTCATTTCTGCTGGATGGAATGTACTGACTATATGGGAATGTGAGATTGAGAAAAATTTGAATGTTGTTTTAAAGGCAGTTGTTGAAAAATCAGAAATAGATACAAAATAA